The window GCAAGCCCGAGTGCGGTGGCCGCGGCACCGGCCGGGCCGGTCGGCTGCCGGGTCACCCGGCTGCCGACCGACGGTGTGCGCAAGGCGGTGGTCACCGCCGGCGACCCGACCGGGCGCTACCTGGCCGGGCGGACCTACCAGCCGTCACCCGGTCCGATCCTCTGGAAGGACGGGAAGATCCTGGACCGTCCCCGGCTGACCGGTGACGACCCCCGGTTCGCCGACATCAACAGCTCCGGCATCGCGGTCGGGTCGGCGTTCATCGGCGAACGGCAGCAGGGGTACGTGTACCGGGACGGCCGGGTGAGCAGGCTGGACGGGCAGGAGGCGGTGCCGGCGGCGATCAACGACGCCGGTGTGATCGTCGGCAGCATCGGCGAGGTGCTCGAGGAGATGCCGGTCCGGTGGGACTCGCCCGACGGTGCGGCGACACCGCTGCCGATGCCGGCCGACCTGCGGTCCGGCACCGCCGATTCGATCGCCGAGGACGGCACCGTGGTCGGCACGGTCGCGACCGACAGCCGGGCCACCGGGAGCGGCTATCTGTGGCTGCCGGACGGCACCGGCCGGAAGATGGACCCGCCCCGCATCGAGGGGGATGTGGCCGACTACTTCTGGCCGGAATCGATCAGCAACGGATGGGTGGCCGGGCGGGCCGTCGACGACAGCGCGGACGGCAGCCGGTCGTTCACCTCGATGCGGTACCGCATCGCCGACGGCACCTACCACCGGCTGCCGCAAACCGTCTTCCCGGCACTGATCGCCGAGAACGGCTGGGTCGCCGGGGAGGCCGGGCCGCCGCTGATCCTGGCCGGATCAGAGGTGGTCGAGCTGCCCCGGTACCGGACGCTGAAGGAGTACCAGATCACCTACTACAGCGCGGACGGCCGCCGGGTCGCCGGGCACAGCACCGACTCGGAGGCCGACCAGGTCGGCAACGAGCCGCTGCTGTGGACCTGCCGGTGACATGACGGAGCGGGCGCCGCAGTCGCGACGCCCGCTCCGATCCCTTCCCGGTGACGTGTCAGGAGACGGCCACGTCGTCGAACCAGACGGTGCCGGTGTTGTCACCCGACTTGAGGTGCAGCTGGACGCTCGTGGCACCGGCCGGGGCGACCGCCTCGACGACCAGCTTGGTCCAGGACGAGTTGCCGGCGGGCAGGCGGTTCGAGGTGTTCTGGCTGATCCACTTGCCGTTGACGTCGAACCAGCTCAGCGCGATCTCGGTGACACCGGTGGCGTTGGCGCCGCGAGCGTACGCCTCGGCGCGCCAACGGTAGCCGGCCTGCACGGGCGTGATCGGCGAGGTGACCATCGACGGCAGGCCGGCCGCGGTACGGGTGGTGCCGGCGAAGCGGGCCGACCTGGTGCCGGAGCGGGCGAGGTCGGAGACGATCACCGGGGCGCCGGCGTCGGTGTTGGCGAGCCGCCACGGCGAGTCGCTCGCGGCCGCCTCGAACCCGAGGTTGAGCAGGCTGTTCGGGAGGACACCGGTGTTCCACCAGCTGCTCACCACGGTGGCGGCGAACTTCGCGGTGCCGTCGGCGCGGTAGAGGCCGAACTTGTACTGCGCCGGCATCGTCGAGACCTGCGAGTTGGGCGGGATGGCACCGCTCGCGAAGTCGTTGAGCGTCCACGGCGACACCGAGCCGACCCCGGCGGTGGCCGCGGCCCGGAACACCCGGGCCAGGTAGGCGCCCTGCTCGCCCTCGCTGACCACGGCGCTGCTGACACCTGTCTCACCGATCACGACGGGTGATGGAGCGACGGCGGCCTGCGCCTTGCGGATCTCGGCGAGCGCCCGCTCCGACGAGCCGTAGAAGTGGAAGTCGTAGTAGTCGAGCGGGGTGGCGGTCAGCGACGACTTGATCTGCGCCATGCCCGTCGCGCCGGTGCCGCCGTCGACCGACAGGGTGAGCGGCAGGTTCGGCGCCCACGAGCGGATCGCCGGGATGACCTGCTTGACCCAGGTGACCGCGGCGGTGTCAGCGGGCTGGAACTCGTTCTTCAGTTCGACGGCGATCACCCGGCGGTCGTCCACGTACGGCGCGAGAACCGACTTGGCCCAGTTGACGCTGTTGCCGACCTCGTTGTAGCCGGACCACCAGTCGAACAGGGTGACCTTGACGGTGAGGCCGTGCGCGTCGGCGATGCTGACGAACTTGCGGAGCTTCTCGGCGTACTCCGGTTTCGGGGTGGGCCAGCCGAACGCCTGCGGGAAGACGATCACCCGGACGGTGTCGGCGCCCAGCGCGGCGACCTTGGCCAGGTCCGCGTCGATCTTCACGGCGTCGAAGCCGGTCCACATCGCCGACCAGCCGGCGTCCGAGGGGTAGTAGTTGAGCGACCTCGCGCTCTGCACCGCCGCCATCCGGTCCGTCATGGTGGGAGTCTCGCCCGCCGCGAGCGCGGGCGCTTCGGCAAGACCGAGGCTCATCAGAACGGAGGAGGCAAAGACTGCGGCGCGAACACGGAAGCTGCTCATAGGGGGTCGGTGCCTCTCGCAAGGTTGCTTTTCGGGGGTGACCTCTCATTCGGCGCCGGCGTCGGTTCCAGCAGCTTCCGGCTGATGGCAAGGTGGTTGCAAACGAGGTGCACCCACTTCGGACGTTTTTCACTCCGCGGAGGCTCGGGACGGGATAGATCGGTTGCAGTGATCCACAAACCACGATTCGATGACTATCGACCTGGTCAGCCGACGGAAAGAGCGACATGCACCTGCTGGACGACCCGCTGAAGCGGCTCGCGACGATCCCCTACCGGGCGGCCGGCCCGGGCGGGACCACCCGGACCCTTCAACTCGCCGTCGAGAGTCTCCGCGTCGACGCTCTGCCCACCGGCTGCACGGGGTTGCTCGCCACCGGTGACCTCCAGGGCATCGCGGTCTCGCCGGACCACGGCAAGCCGGTGCTGCTCGGCGTCGCCCTCGCCGCCTACCTGCGGTTATGGGCCGGCAGTGGCCTGCTGCCCGCGCCCGGCGACCTGACCGTGCTACTCACCGGCGATCTCTACTCGGCGCCGAACGCCGACCTGCGCGGCGCGTCCGGCGACGTGCACGAGGTGTGGGCGGCCTTCGCCGCCGGCAGCCCGGCGGTCCTCGGCATCGCCGGAAACCACGATCTGGTCACCGGCGGCGTGAACGGGCTCGGCCCCGGCGTCGCCCTGCTCGACGGCGCCCGGCGCGATCACGGCGACCTCACCGTCGCGGGCGTCAGCGGGGTCATCGGAGACCCTTCACGACCCTTCCGCCGTACGGAGGAAGCGTTCCTGACCACGGTGGAGGCGGTCACCTCGCCCCCACCCGACGTACTGCTCCTGCACGAGGGCCCCCGCGGCACCGGCCCCGACCAGCCCGGCCGGCCCGCGCTACGCGACCTGCTGGAACGCCGCCCACCGGCGCTCACCCTGTGCGGGCACGTGCACTGGAACCGCCCGGTCGCGCCGCTCGGCGGCGGTCACATCGTCAACGTGGACGCCCGGGCGGTGCTGTTCACCACGTGAGGTCCGCCTCGACCGCGTAGTGGTCGGAGAGATACGCGGCGCGGCCGTCCGCCAGGCGTACCTCCTCGTCGAAGACCAGCCGGGCCTCGGCCCGCGGCACCGCCCGGATCAGGATGTGGTCGAGCGCCGTCGGCGACGGCCAGTCGGGCGTCGGCCGATAGGTCGGCCGGGTGTCGCCGGCCAGCACGTCACG of the Actinoplanes sichuanensis genome contains:
- a CDS encoding glycoside hydrolase 5 family protein; the protein is MTDRMAAVQSARSLNYYPSDAGWSAMWTGFDAVKIDADLAKVAALGADTVRVIVFPQAFGWPTPKPEYAEKLRKFVSIADAHGLTVKVTLFDWWSGYNEVGNSVNWAKSVLAPYVDDRRVIAVELKNEFQPADTAAVTWVKQVIPAIRSWAPNLPLTLSVDGGTGATGMAQIKSSLTATPLDYYDFHFYGSSERALAEIRKAQAAVAPSPVVIGETGVSSAVVSEGEQGAYLARVFRAAATAGVGSVSPWTLNDFASGAIPPNSQVSTMPAQYKFGLYRADGTAKFAATVVSSWWNTGVLPNSLLNLGFEAAASDSPWRLANTDAGAPVIVSDLARSGTRSARFAGTTRTAAGLPSMVTSPITPVQAGYRWRAEAYARGANATGVTEIALSWFDVNGKWISQNTSNRLPAGNSSWTKLVVEAVAPAGATSVQLHLKSGDNTGTVWFDDVAVS
- a CDS encoding metallophosphoesterase family protein encodes the protein MHLLDDPLKRLATIPYRAAGPGGTTRTLQLAVESLRVDALPTGCTGLLATGDLQGIAVSPDHGKPVLLGVALAAYLRLWAGSGLLPAPGDLTVLLTGDLYSAPNADLRGASGDVHEVWAAFAAGSPAVLGIAGNHDLVTGGVNGLGPGVALLDGARRDHGDLTVAGVSGVIGDPSRPFRRTEEAFLTTVEAVTSPPPDVLLLHEGPRGTGPDQPGRPALRDLLERRPPALTLCGHVHWNRPVAPLGGGHIVNVDARAVLFTT